One genomic region from Hoeflea algicola encodes:
- the tnpC gene encoding IS66 family transposase gives MDRTDLQQLSKDELIEMVLRLQRPSKDSRTSSKPPSTDKKEKRVNSRPGGAKPGHEPHNRVLADFADMFRDHEPTACKRCGHAFSGDDTMVLAGAYDEIDIPAIRPHVTRHRRFSCHCPQCGTTTKATAPAVATATPFGPGIHALAIYLKSFHALSYERLSGVFMDIFGLNVSEGAIMNMFSRSRPSFQATAQAAKASLRAARVVASDETGVRIEGTNAQHWVFHCKDAVVHQPDYSRAARVVHETMGGHVPEVWISDRYSAQQSHGHRHQTCLAHLARDTAFALEHGEDDLPLRFQLWFGRVFDFARAISTFAASTVASKKRKFDKQLAGLLCAPTSCDLAQKLQAKIGRARDQLLTFCDYPGEVDVTNNTSERKLRPWVIQRKVTNGYRAMWAAQAEADVRTTIDTARLKGANPFQVIASVLA, from the coding sequence ATGGATCGGACTGATTTGCAGCAGCTGAGCAAGGACGAATTGATCGAGATGGTGCTTCGGCTCCAACGGCCTTCCAAGGATTCTCGGACGTCTTCCAAGCCGCCCTCGACGGACAAGAAAGAGAAACGCGTCAACTCACGACCGGGTGGAGCCAAGCCCGGGCATGAACCCCACAATAGGGTGCTGGCGGATTTTGCCGACATGTTTCGCGATCATGAACCGACCGCCTGCAAGAGATGCGGCCATGCGTTTTCCGGTGATGATACGATGGTGCTGGCCGGGGCCTATGACGAGATCGATATTCCTGCGATCCGTCCTCATGTCACCCGGCATCGGCGTTTTTCCTGTCATTGCCCGCAATGCGGCACGACAACAAAAGCCACCGCACCTGCCGTGGCAACCGCAACGCCGTTCGGGCCAGGCATTCACGCGCTGGCGATCTACCTCAAGAGTTTCCATGCATTGTCTTACGAACGCCTGAGCGGTGTGTTCATGGATATCTTCGGCCTTAATGTGAGCGAGGGCGCGATCATGAACATGTTTTCCCGCTCCCGTCCGAGCTTCCAGGCCACAGCACAGGCCGCCAAGGCCAGCCTTCGAGCCGCCCGCGTTGTCGCCAGCGACGAAACCGGTGTGCGTATCGAGGGCACAAATGCCCAACACTGGGTTTTTCATTGCAAGGATGCTGTTGTCCACCAGCCCGATTACTCCCGTGCAGCACGGGTCGTTCACGAGACCATGGGCGGCCATGTCCCCGAGGTATGGATATCTGATCGGTATTCAGCCCAGCAATCTCACGGCCATCGACATCAAACCTGCCTTGCACATTTGGCGCGTGATACAGCCTTTGCGCTGGAACATGGCGAGGATGATCTCCCTCTTCGCTTCCAGCTTTGGTTTGGCCGTGTGTTTGATTTCGCCAGAGCCATAAGCACATTCGCTGCGTCTACCGTCGCAAGCAAGAAGCGCAAATTCGATAAACAGCTTGCCGGGCTTCTATGCGCCCCGACTTCGTGCGACCTGGCCCAAAAGCTCCAGGCCAAGATCGGGCGGGCCCGCGATCAGCTGCTGACGTTTTGCGACTATCCCGGAGAAGTCGATGTCACCAACAACACATCTGAGCGAAAGCTCCGTCCATGGGTCATTCAGCGAAAGGTGACAAACGGATATCGCGCCATGTGGGCCGCCCAAGCCGAGGCGGATGTACGCACGACCATCGACACCGCCCGCCTCAAAGGCGCAAACCCCTTCCAGGTCATCGCATCCGTCCTGGCATAG
- a CDS encoding ribonuclease activity regulator RraA produces MQKSDTISSLRKISVATLATALFKRGLRNQVIQGVHPLTQNGENMVGPAFTLRYMPAREDRNGLDVFLDPDHPQRKAIETCPPGSVMVIDSRKDARAASAGDILVTRLMKRGGAGIVTDGGFRDASSIGQLDMPAYHQRPSPPTNLTLHEAIEINGPIGCGDAPVFPGDIIVGDDDSVIVVPAGIAGEIALEALEMTLYENFVIERVREGASITGLYPQTDPAIKKQFNEWKSNIANRF; encoded by the coding sequence TTGCAAAAGTCCGATACAATTAGTTCGCTGAGAAAAATATCTGTAGCTACACTTGCCACGGCATTGTTCAAACGCGGTTTGCGTAATCAGGTAATCCAGGGAGTCCACCCCTTAACGCAGAATGGCGAGAACATGGTTGGGCCAGCATTTACCTTGAGGTATATGCCTGCCCGTGAAGATCGGAATGGCCTCGACGTTTTTCTTGACCCTGATCATCCGCAACGGAAGGCAATTGAGACATGTCCGCCCGGCTCCGTCATGGTAATTGACAGCCGTAAAGACGCGCGTGCAGCTTCGGCTGGCGACATCCTTGTGACCCGTTTGATGAAACGTGGCGGGGCAGGGATCGTTACCGACGGCGGATTTCGAGATGCTAGCTCTATTGGGCAACTTGACATGCCAGCATATCACCAGCGCCCTTCTCCCCCGACGAACCTGACCTTGCATGAAGCAATTGAGATCAATGGTCCTATTGGCTGTGGAGATGCCCCCGTTTTCCCTGGCGATATTATTGTCGGTGACGATGACAGCGTGATTGTTGTTCCCGCGGGAATTGCCGGAGAAATCGCACTCGAAGCTCTAGAGATGACGCTTTATGAGAATTTTGTCATTGAACGGGTGCGCGAGGGTGCCTCCATTACCGGACTTTATCCTCAAACGGATCCAGCCATAAAGAAGCAGTTCAACGAATGGAAAAGTAATATAGCAAATAGGTTCTGA
- a CDS encoding creatininase family protein produces the protein MKYLWTELTSAELRSLKDEDPIVLIPVGAVEQHGPHLPTGVDGYLAESVCVGAAKLANKSGLRTVVLPVQWVGYSPHHLSLGGSLSLSCETLVAVLTELSVSLVQQGYRRVLLVNGHGGNGACVDMAATDAGRQMYGQGIIGALSYFSLVSERQSEFRESGSGGMGHACEFETSLMLSLYPELVEMERVQDHIPQPYLQNTNNDLFGSKKVRIYREYSAVTPNGVVGQPSLATSEKGEIIFEICCEELAQTIKNISEKEITN, from the coding sequence ATGAAATATTTATGGACCGAGCTCACCTCCGCTGAACTTCGTTCGCTCAAGGATGAAGACCCAATTGTATTAATTCCTGTTGGGGCGGTGGAACAACATGGTCCGCATCTGCCAACTGGCGTAGATGGGTATCTTGCTGAAAGCGTATGCGTTGGTGCGGCGAAGCTTGCTAATAAGTCGGGTCTCAGAACTGTAGTTTTGCCGGTTCAGTGGGTCGGGTACTCACCCCATCACCTGAGCTTGGGCGGCTCACTGTCCCTGTCATGCGAAACGCTGGTCGCAGTTTTAACCGAGCTGTCCGTATCGTTGGTGCAGCAGGGGTATCGGCGGGTGTTATTAGTCAATGGTCATGGTGGCAATGGTGCGTGTGTGGATATGGCCGCTACCGATGCTGGCCGTCAGATGTACGGTCAGGGCATTATTGGCGCACTATCGTATTTTAGCTTGGTTTCGGAACGGCAATCAGAGTTCCGTGAATCCGGTAGCGGAGGTATGGGCCATGCATGTGAATTCGAAACGTCTTTGATGCTTTCGCTCTACCCCGAGCTTGTCGAGATGGAGAGGGTGCAAGATCACATTCCTCAACCCTATTTACAAAATACCAACAACGATTTGTTCGGATCCAAGAAAGTTAGGATTTACCGAGAATACAGCGCGGTAACCCCCAATGGCGTAGTTGGTCAGCCTTCGCTAGCCACCTCTGAAAAAGGGGAAATAATATTTGAAATCTGCTGCGAGGAACTGGCCCAGACAATCAAGAATATAAGCGAAAAAGAGATCACAAACTAA